A genomic window from Gossypium hirsutum isolate 1008001.06 chromosome D10, Gossypium_hirsutum_v2.1, whole genome shotgun sequence includes:
- the LOC107934407 gene encoding uncharacterized protein isoform X2, producing MAGNCVESCDLKPIAMEVAKKCAGLPIAIATVAGALRNKRLFEWKNALRELERPSSSNFTGINAAYSAIEWSFNYLESEEVKLTFLLCSVIGHNGFVEDLVRYTLGLGLFDGVYTMEEARNKVLTVVANLKASALLLDSYNDECFDIHDVVWDAALAIALKDYRMLVLRDHVPKEWSDKEKINSWSLISLRCPQIIANLPKEMECSGLSFFHMAGAVKIPPNFFKQTKGLKVLDLFRMQFSSLPKSIIHLTDLRMLCLKESAVDDITIIGELKNLEILDLAKSRIKDLPKEMAQLTQLRLLDLSWCRELEIISPNVLSSLSELKELYMGGSFVEWEKEGVAEDEKKNASLDELNNLPCLTTLYVHIPDAQMIPKHRFVETLDKYVICVGDYNRFVWYQSHDCLRTLRLKLCTNIHLDNGLKMLLIKTEALYLEGLEGVKNVLVELNNGKDLPHLKRLHIENGMHVQYITMNEIGVSELCSITLENLPQLISFCSQDERCSISSEPLPLFNKQACHWITNLRSLIIEGCGKLEHLLSPSLARSLVQLQCFKIKDCEGLRDIILTEKIEEQRKDVICLPRLNSLRIVGLRNLIFFCSGNYNIEFPLLKKLKIEGCPKLKEFISQTSTQSGMHTLFNGKVAFPTLEKMTINKLRNVKMMFHNNFAPGSFQNLREIRVEGCGNLKNLFPVSIAKDLPQLEDFCITNCGVEEIVSKGEGVEEQPVRFEFPQVSSLEVTSLKELKCFYEGQHTILWPLLKKLKTDCSALLKIVASEHLRLIQGNEQPVLLVEEDEFYDGYKLDISDTIPKSIEIWIRNPQEILGFKNLGSLHFYKCSSLKYIFTSSMLLSLNQLAVIKVKECSSMEQVVREEAMTDKFTFLALFSIRIELCSNLTNFYLGSQALEFPELFRIAIVECPKMTTFSSSVSRGSGDASENVVGEGGIYDNPAIFFSNKVVIPRLQHLELSFVNIHEIWHHPSSPSVGCLKTLQVKRCHNLKYLFPSFLVKDLVQLRRLQILDCNMMEQVILTDGLVEEHQGRNQMSFSELELLWLKDLPKLTSFCFENYFEFQCLTDLELTNCLLLKTFITKCVSEDEPEISQHVQASNLEVHNPSLLYEKVVFPSLEKLRIQNCDSLEQIIELQGVIADESHSTSAAQSIMAETETTKFVFPKLINLGLDKVPRLKSFYSRMHTTQWPSLKQMDIIECPKVQIFTPKCPESQVGISNQQPLFCVNEDTFPVLEELTLKTNDMVKGICDGQLSLQCFQNLKHLNLQFFPETSTTLPYSFIRSLPILHKLVIDNASICQIVQSEGLSDQERHTSAIYQLKELSLSQLPELTLKTFEPSLLSFKNLTTLEVSRCHGFINLVACSTAKCLRLLERLSIDDCEMIEEIIACEPEEIQGGIVFPKLKYLQLSCLPCLASFSLAHHSLEFPVLLMVMVTKCPQMRNFCQGDLSTPRLEQMHLTRDEEGELQWKGDLNTTIKHMFDEMNVQNSEVMEVTDRSPKLE from the exons ATGGCTGGCAACTGTGTTGAAAGTTGCGATTTGAAGCCTATAGCTATGGAGGTAGCCAAAAAATGTGCAGGATTGCCAATAGCCATTGCGACAGTTGCAGGGGCTTTGAGAAACAAAAGATtgtttgaatggaagaatgctttacgagaATTGGAGAGGCCTTCGTCAAGCAACTTCACGGGGATAAATGCTGCATATTCAGCTATAGAGTGGAGTTTTAATTATTTAGAAAGCGAGGAAGTTAAGCTGACTTTCTTGCTTTGCAGTGTAATAGGCCATAATGGTTTCGTTGAGGACTTGGTAAGATATACTCTAGGTTTGGGTTTATTTGACGGTGTCTACACTATGGAAGAAGCTAGAAATAAAGTATTGACGGTTGTGGCTAATCTCAAAGCGTCTGCCTTGTTGCTTGATAGTTATAATGATGAGTGCTTTGATATCCATGATGTTGTTTGGGATGCTGCTTTAGCTATTGCATTGAAGGACTATCGTATGCTTGTTTTGAGAGATCATGTTCCAAAGGAGTGGTCCGATAAGGAGAAAATAAATAGCTGGAGTCTGATCAGCTTACGTTGTCCTCAGATTATAGCTAACCTTCCTAAGGAGATGGAGTGTTCGGGTCTTTCCTTCTTCCATATGGCCGGCGCAGTTAAAATTCCTCCCAATTTTTTCAAACAAACCAAAGGCCTCAAAGTCTTAGATTTGTTCAGAATGCAGTTTTCATCCCTACCTAAATCAATTATTCACCTCACAGACCTTCGCATGTTGTGTCTAAAAGAATCTGCAGTTGATGACATAACCATCATAGGAGAGCTCAAGAATTTAGAAATCCTTGACCTTGCTAAGTCACGTATCAAAGATCTACCTAAGGAGATGGCACAATTGACTCAATTAAGGTTGTTAGATTTGAGTTGGTGTAGAGAACTCGAAATCATCTCACCAAATGTCTTATCAAGTTTatctgaattaaaagaattatatatGGGTGGAAGCTTTGTTGAATGGGAAAAGGAAGGAGTAGCTGAAGATGAGAAGAAAAATGCAAGCCTTGACGAATTAAACAATTTGCCTTGTCTAACTACTTTATATGTTCATATCCCTGATGCCCAAATGATTCCAAAGCATCGATTCGTTGAAACTTTGGATAAATACGTTATTTGTGTAGGTGATTATAATAGGTTTGTATGGTACCAAAGTCATGActgtttgagaacattgaggctcaaGTTATGTACGAACATTCATTTGGACAATGGGTTGAAAATGTTGCTGATAAAGACTGAAGCTTTGTACCTAGAGGGACTTGAAGGTGTCAAGAACGTACTTGTGGAGTTAAATAATGGGAAAGATCTTCCACATTTAAAGAGACTTCACATTGAAAATGGTATGCATGTACAGTATATTACAATGAATGAAATTGGGGTTTCTGAATTATGCTCCATCACACTTGAAAATCTACCGCAACTCATTAGCTTTTGCTCTCAAGACGAAAGGTGTTCCATTAGTTCCGAGCCCTTACCACTTTTCAATAAACAG GCATGTCATTGGATTACGAATTTGAGGAGCTTGATCATCGAAGGATGTGGTAAGTTGGAGCATCTGTTATCACCTTCTCTCGCTAGAAGTCTGGTGCAGCTCCAATGCTTTAAGATAAAGGATTGCGAGGGCTTAAGGGACATAATACTTACAGAGAAAATTGAAGAACAAAGGAAAGATGTGATTTGTTTGCCTCGGTTAAACTCCCTGCGTATAGTAGGACTTCGAaacctcattttcttttgctcTGGAAATTATAATATCGAGTTCCCATTGTTGAAAAAGCTAAAGATTGAGGGTtgcccaaaattaaaagaattcatTAGTCAAACTAGTACGCAGTCCGGCATGCATACACTTTTTAATGGGAAG GTTGCATTTCCTACGTTGGAAAAGATGACAATCAACAagttgagaaatgtgaaaatgaTGTTTCATAATAACTTTGCACCAGGTTCTTTTCAAAATCTACGAGAAATAAGAGTTGAGGGATGCGGGAATCTGAAAAATCTATTTCCAGTGTCAATAGCCAAAGATCTTCCACAACTTGAAGATTTTTGCATCACTAATTGTGGAGTGGAGGAGATTGTATCGAAAGGGGAAGGAGTGGAGGAGCAGCCTGTGAGGTTTGAGTTTCCGCAAGTGTCTTCCCTTGAGGTTACATCCCTAAAAGAGCTCAAATGTTTCTATGAAGGGCAACATACAATACTCTGGCCCctgttgaaaaaattgaaaacagaTTGTTCTGCTTTGCTAAAGATAGTGGCTTCGGAACATCTTAGATTAATCCAAGGAAATGAGCAGCCAGTTTTGTTGGTTGAAGAG gatGAATTCTATGACGGATACAAATTGGACATCTCTGACACAATTCCCAAGTCAATAGAAATATGGATTAGAAACCCTCAAGAAATTTTGGGCTTCAAAAACCTTGGTTCGTTGCATTTTTATAAATGTAGTAGCTTGAAATACATATTTACTTCGTCTATGCTTTTGAGCCTCAATCAACTAGCAgtgataaaagtaaaagaatGCAGTTCAATGGAACAAGTGGTTAGGGAGGAAGCAATGACAGATAAATTCACATTTCTTGCACTCTTCTCCATAAGAATTGAGTTGTGTTCCAACTTGACAAATTTCTATTTGGGAAGTCAAGCTCTTGAATTTCCAGAGTTGTTTAGAATCGCAATAGTTGAGTGTCCAAAAATGACTACATTTTCTTCCTCAGTTTCAAGAGGAAGTGGTGATGCAAGTGAAAACGTGGTTGGCGAGGGGGGCATCTATGATAACCCTGCAATTTTTTTCAGCAATAAG GTTGTCATTCCTCGTTTGCAGCATCTGGAATTGTCCTTCGTTAACATTCATGAGATATGGCACCACCCATCCTCCCCATCTGTCGGATGCCTAAAAACCTTGCAAGTGAAGAGGTGTCACAATTTGAAATACCTGTTCCCGTCTTTCTTGGTAAAAGATCTTGTGCAACTCCGACGCCTTCAAATTTTGGACTGTAATATGATGGAACAAGTAATACTCACGGATGGATTGGTTGAAGAACATCAAGGGAGGAATCAGATGTCTTTCTCTGAACTAGAATTGCTGTGGCTAAAAGACCTTCCCAAACTCACAAGTTTCTGCTTTGAAAATTACTTTGAATTCCAATGTTTGACAGATTTAGAACTAACAAATTGTCTATTGCTAAAAACATTCATCACTAAATGTGTATCTGAAGATGAACCTGAAATTAGCCAACATGTACAAGCGAGTAACTTGGAGGTTCATAACCCATCTCTCCTCTATGAAAAG GTTGTTTTCCCTAGTTTGGAGAAGTTGCGGATTCAGAATTGTGATTCGTTAGAACAAATTATTGAGCTGCAAGGAGTCATTGCTGATGAGTCACATTCAACATCAGCTGCTCAATCTATTATGGCTGAAACAGAGACGACCAAGTTTGTATTTCCCAAACTAATAAACCTCGGATTGGATAAGGTGCCGAGATTGAAAAGTTTCTACTCTAGGATGCATACCACCCAGTGGCCTTCACTGAAACAAATGGACATTATCGAATGCCCCAAAGTACAGATATTTACTCCAAAATGTCCTGAGAGTCAGGTTGGAATCTCAAACCAACAACCCTTGTTTTGCGTCAACGAG GACACTTTCCCTGTATTAGAAGAACTAACACTGAAGACGAATGATATGGTGAAGGGGATATGTGATGGACAACTCTCATTACAGTGTTTCCAAAACCTTAAGCATCTTAACCTCCAATTCTTTCCCGAGACATCCACTACTCTTCCGTATTCCTTCATTCGGTCTCTACCAATCCTTCATAAGCTTGTTATAGACAATGCTTCCATTTGTCAAATAGTACAATCTGAAGGACTCAGCGACCAGGAAAGGCATACATCAGCAATCTATCAGCTAAAGGAATTAAGTTTGTCTCAACTTCCAGAGTTGACGTTAAAGACTTTTGAACCATCTTTGCTGTCTTTCAAAAATCTAACAACACTGGAAGTTTCAAGATGCCATGGGTTCATCAATTTAGTCGCATGCTCAACAGCTAAGTGCCTGAGGCTACTGGAAAGATTGAGCATAGATGATTGTGAGATGATAGAGGAAATCATAGCGTGTGAGCCAGAAGAAATACAAGGCGGCATTGTATTTCCCAAACTGAAGTATTTGCAGCTAAGTTGTCTGCCATGTCTAGCAAGCTTTTCCTTGGCCCATCACTCGTTGGAATTCCCAGTCTTGCTAATGGTGATGGTGACAAAGTGCCCCCAAATGAGGAATTTCTGCCAAGGAGATTTAAGCACACCAAGGCTGGAACAAATGCACTTAACAAGAGATGAGGAAGGTGAACTGCAGTGGAAAGGCGACCTTAACACTACCATAAAACATATGTTCGATGAAATG AATGTGCAAAATTCTGAGGTGATGGAGGTTACTGATCGGTCGCCCAAGCTGGAATAA
- the LOC107934407 gene encoding uncharacterized protein isoform X1, producing MAGNCVESCDLKPIAMEVAKKCAGLPIAIATVAGALRNKRLFEWKNALRELERPSSSNFTGINAAYSAIEWSFNYLESEEVKLTFLLCSVIGHNGFVEDLVRYTLGLGLFDGVYTMEEARNKVLTVVANLKASALLLDSYNDECFDIHDVVWDAALAIALKDYRMLVLRDHVPKEWSDKEKINSWSLISLRCPQIIANLPKEMECSGLSFFHMAGAVKIPPNFFKQTKGLKVLDLFRMQFSSLPKSIIHLTDLRMLCLKESAVDDITIIGELKNLEILDLAKSRIKDLPKEMAQLTQLRLLDLSWCRELEIISPNVLSSLSELKELYMGGSFVEWEKEGVAEDEKKNASLDELNNLPCLTTLYVHIPDAQMIPKHRFVETLDKYVICVGDYNRFVWYQSHDCLRTLRLKLCTNIHLDNGLKMLLIKTEALYLEGLEGVKNVLVELNNGKDLPHLKRLHIENGMHVQYITMNEIGVSELCSITLENLPQLISFCSQDERCSISSEPLPLFNKQACHWITNLRSLIIEGCGKLEHLLSPSLARSLVQLQCFKIKDCEGLRDIILTEKIEEQRKDVICLPRLNSLRIVGLRNLIFFCSGNYNIEFPLLKKLKIEGCPKLKEFISQTSTQSGMHTLFNGKVAFPTLEKMTINKLRNVKMMFHNNFAPGSFQNLREIRVEGCGNLKNLFPVSIAKDLPQLEDFCITNCGVEEIVSKGEGVEEQPVRFEFPQVSSLEVTSLKELKCFYEGQHTILWPLLKKLKTDCSALLKIVASEHLRLIQGNEQPVLLVEEVIPNLEELELLNFGDMDQFPPALFQDIKVFVVCGGSRSSIFPFVRRFYNLDSFWLFGFDFKYVVPCKGDVGTVTPIRNLILYRAINLKHIWRKGSEFDHILSNLQKLEVWECDDLINITVSSSSLQNLTTLNVSYCQMMTNLVTPLVVKNLVQLTRMSVARCTKMTEIVGNGGDCHQTIVVSKLKCLELSYLESLTSFCSRNYTFSFPCLEELDVERCPRLKTFTEGVLSTPQLRRVKQSSYREKWSWASDLNTTIQQLYTEKDEFYDGYKLDISDTIPKSIEIWIRNPQEILGFKNLGSLHFYKCSSLKYIFTSSMLLSLNQLAVIKVKECSSMEQVVREEAMTDKFTFLALFSIRIELCSNLTNFYLGSQALEFPELFRIAIVECPKMTTFSSSVSRGSGDASENVVGEGGIYDNPAIFFSNKVVIPRLQHLELSFVNIHEIWHHPSSPSVGCLKTLQVKRCHNLKYLFPSFLVKDLVQLRRLQILDCNMMEQVILTDGLVEEHQGRNQMSFSELELLWLKDLPKLTSFCFENYFEFQCLTDLELTNCLLLKTFITKCVSEDEPEISQHVQASNLEVHNPSLLYEKVVFPSLEKLRIQNCDSLEQIIELQGVIADESHSTSAAQSIMAETETTKFVFPKLINLGLDKVPRLKSFYSRMHTTQWPSLKQMDIIECPKVQIFTPKCPESQVGISNQQPLFCVNEDTFPVLEELTLKTNDMVKGICDGQLSLQCFQNLKHLNLQFFPETSTTLPYSFIRSLPILHKLVIDNASICQIVQSEGLSDQERHTSAIYQLKELSLSQLPELTLKTFEPSLLSFKNLTTLEVSRCHGFINLVACSTAKCLRLLERLSIDDCEMIEEIIACEPEEIQGGIVFPKLKYLQLSCLPCLASFSLAHHSLEFPVLLMVMVTKCPQMRNFCQGDLSTPRLEQMHLTRDEEGELQWKGDLNTTIKHMFDEMNVQNSEVMEVTDRSPKLE from the exons ATGGCTGGCAACTGTGTTGAAAGTTGCGATTTGAAGCCTATAGCTATGGAGGTAGCCAAAAAATGTGCAGGATTGCCAATAGCCATTGCGACAGTTGCAGGGGCTTTGAGAAACAAAAGATtgtttgaatggaagaatgctttacgagaATTGGAGAGGCCTTCGTCAAGCAACTTCACGGGGATAAATGCTGCATATTCAGCTATAGAGTGGAGTTTTAATTATTTAGAAAGCGAGGAAGTTAAGCTGACTTTCTTGCTTTGCAGTGTAATAGGCCATAATGGTTTCGTTGAGGACTTGGTAAGATATACTCTAGGTTTGGGTTTATTTGACGGTGTCTACACTATGGAAGAAGCTAGAAATAAAGTATTGACGGTTGTGGCTAATCTCAAAGCGTCTGCCTTGTTGCTTGATAGTTATAATGATGAGTGCTTTGATATCCATGATGTTGTTTGGGATGCTGCTTTAGCTATTGCATTGAAGGACTATCGTATGCTTGTTTTGAGAGATCATGTTCCAAAGGAGTGGTCCGATAAGGAGAAAATAAATAGCTGGAGTCTGATCAGCTTACGTTGTCCTCAGATTATAGCTAACCTTCCTAAGGAGATGGAGTGTTCGGGTCTTTCCTTCTTCCATATGGCCGGCGCAGTTAAAATTCCTCCCAATTTTTTCAAACAAACCAAAGGCCTCAAAGTCTTAGATTTGTTCAGAATGCAGTTTTCATCCCTACCTAAATCAATTATTCACCTCACAGACCTTCGCATGTTGTGTCTAAAAGAATCTGCAGTTGATGACATAACCATCATAGGAGAGCTCAAGAATTTAGAAATCCTTGACCTTGCTAAGTCACGTATCAAAGATCTACCTAAGGAGATGGCACAATTGACTCAATTAAGGTTGTTAGATTTGAGTTGGTGTAGAGAACTCGAAATCATCTCACCAAATGTCTTATCAAGTTTatctgaattaaaagaattatatatGGGTGGAAGCTTTGTTGAATGGGAAAAGGAAGGAGTAGCTGAAGATGAGAAGAAAAATGCAAGCCTTGACGAATTAAACAATTTGCCTTGTCTAACTACTTTATATGTTCATATCCCTGATGCCCAAATGATTCCAAAGCATCGATTCGTTGAAACTTTGGATAAATACGTTATTTGTGTAGGTGATTATAATAGGTTTGTATGGTACCAAAGTCATGActgtttgagaacattgaggctcaaGTTATGTACGAACATTCATTTGGACAATGGGTTGAAAATGTTGCTGATAAAGACTGAAGCTTTGTACCTAGAGGGACTTGAAGGTGTCAAGAACGTACTTGTGGAGTTAAATAATGGGAAAGATCTTCCACATTTAAAGAGACTTCACATTGAAAATGGTATGCATGTACAGTATATTACAATGAATGAAATTGGGGTTTCTGAATTATGCTCCATCACACTTGAAAATCTACCGCAACTCATTAGCTTTTGCTCTCAAGACGAAAGGTGTTCCATTAGTTCCGAGCCCTTACCACTTTTCAATAAACAG GCATGTCATTGGATTACGAATTTGAGGAGCTTGATCATCGAAGGATGTGGTAAGTTGGAGCATCTGTTATCACCTTCTCTCGCTAGAAGTCTGGTGCAGCTCCAATGCTTTAAGATAAAGGATTGCGAGGGCTTAAGGGACATAATACTTACAGAGAAAATTGAAGAACAAAGGAAAGATGTGATTTGTTTGCCTCGGTTAAACTCCCTGCGTATAGTAGGACTTCGAaacctcattttcttttgctcTGGAAATTATAATATCGAGTTCCCATTGTTGAAAAAGCTAAAGATTGAGGGTtgcccaaaattaaaagaattcatTAGTCAAACTAGTACGCAGTCCGGCATGCATACACTTTTTAATGGGAAG GTTGCATTTCCTACGTTGGAAAAGATGACAATCAACAagttgagaaatgtgaaaatgaTGTTTCATAATAACTTTGCACCAGGTTCTTTTCAAAATCTACGAGAAATAAGAGTTGAGGGATGCGGGAATCTGAAAAATCTATTTCCAGTGTCAATAGCCAAAGATCTTCCACAACTTGAAGATTTTTGCATCACTAATTGTGGAGTGGAGGAGATTGTATCGAAAGGGGAAGGAGTGGAGGAGCAGCCTGTGAGGTTTGAGTTTCCGCAAGTGTCTTCCCTTGAGGTTACATCCCTAAAAGAGCTCAAATGTTTCTATGAAGGGCAACATACAATACTCTGGCCCctgttgaaaaaattgaaaacagaTTGTTCTGCTTTGCTAAAGATAGTGGCTTCGGAACATCTTAGATTAATCCAAGGAAATGAGCAGCCAGTTTTGTTGGTTGAAGAG GTCATTCCCAATTTAGAGGAACTTGAGTTATTAAATTTTGGTGATATGGACCAGTTTCCACCAGCCTTGTTTCAAGATATTAAAGTTTTTGTGGTGTGTGGTGGCTCTCGATCTTCTATATTTCCTTTCGTCCGAAGATTTTACAATTTGGATAGTTTTTGGCTTTTTGGTTTTGATTTCAAATACGTAGTCCCTTGTAAAGGAGACGTTGGGACTGTCACACCAATTAGAAATCTGATATTGTATCGTGCCATAAATCTTAAACATATATGGAGGAAAGGTTCAGAGTTTGACCATATTCTTTCTAATCTCCAAAAACTCGAAGTTTGGGAATGTGATGATTTGATAAATATTACAGTCTCCTCCTCATCTTTGCAAAATCTCACAACTTTGAATGTGTCATATTGTCAAATGATGACAAACTTAGTTACACCCTTAGTGGTTAAGAATCTTGTGCAATTAACGAGAATGAGTGTGGCGAGGTGCACTAAAATGACAGAAATAGTGGGAAATGGGGGAGACTGCCATCAGACAATAGTTGTGAGTAAATTGAAATGTTTAGAACTAAGCTATTTAGAGAGCCTCACAAGCTTTTGTTCAAGGAATTACACCTTCAGCTTCCCTTGTTTGGAAGAATTGGATGTGGAGCGCTGTCCTAGATTAAAGACCTTTACTGAAGGAGTTTTAAGCACCCCACAGTTACGAAGAGTAAAACAGTCGAGTTACCGTGAGAAATGGAGTTGGGCAAGTGACTTAAATACCACCATACAACAGCTCTACACGGAAAAG gatGAATTCTATGACGGATACAAATTGGACATCTCTGACACAATTCCCAAGTCAATAGAAATATGGATTAGAAACCCTCAAGAAATTTTGGGCTTCAAAAACCTTGGTTCGTTGCATTTTTATAAATGTAGTAGCTTGAAATACATATTTACTTCGTCTATGCTTTTGAGCCTCAATCAACTAGCAgtgataaaagtaaaagaatGCAGTTCAATGGAACAAGTGGTTAGGGAGGAAGCAATGACAGATAAATTCACATTTCTTGCACTCTTCTCCATAAGAATTGAGTTGTGTTCCAACTTGACAAATTTCTATTTGGGAAGTCAAGCTCTTGAATTTCCAGAGTTGTTTAGAATCGCAATAGTTGAGTGTCCAAAAATGACTACATTTTCTTCCTCAGTTTCAAGAGGAAGTGGTGATGCAAGTGAAAACGTGGTTGGCGAGGGGGGCATCTATGATAACCCTGCAATTTTTTTCAGCAATAAG GTTGTCATTCCTCGTTTGCAGCATCTGGAATTGTCCTTCGTTAACATTCATGAGATATGGCACCACCCATCCTCCCCATCTGTCGGATGCCTAAAAACCTTGCAAGTGAAGAGGTGTCACAATTTGAAATACCTGTTCCCGTCTTTCTTGGTAAAAGATCTTGTGCAACTCCGACGCCTTCAAATTTTGGACTGTAATATGATGGAACAAGTAATACTCACGGATGGATTGGTTGAAGAACATCAAGGGAGGAATCAGATGTCTTTCTCTGAACTAGAATTGCTGTGGCTAAAAGACCTTCCCAAACTCACAAGTTTCTGCTTTGAAAATTACTTTGAATTCCAATGTTTGACAGATTTAGAACTAACAAATTGTCTATTGCTAAAAACATTCATCACTAAATGTGTATCTGAAGATGAACCTGAAATTAGCCAACATGTACAAGCGAGTAACTTGGAGGTTCATAACCCATCTCTCCTCTATGAAAAG GTTGTTTTCCCTAGTTTGGAGAAGTTGCGGATTCAGAATTGTGATTCGTTAGAACAAATTATTGAGCTGCAAGGAGTCATTGCTGATGAGTCACATTCAACATCAGCTGCTCAATCTATTATGGCTGAAACAGAGACGACCAAGTTTGTATTTCCCAAACTAATAAACCTCGGATTGGATAAGGTGCCGAGATTGAAAAGTTTCTACTCTAGGATGCATACCACCCAGTGGCCTTCACTGAAACAAATGGACATTATCGAATGCCCCAAAGTACAGATATTTACTCCAAAATGTCCTGAGAGTCAGGTTGGAATCTCAAACCAACAACCCTTGTTTTGCGTCAACGAG GACACTTTCCCTGTATTAGAAGAACTAACACTGAAGACGAATGATATGGTGAAGGGGATATGTGATGGACAACTCTCATTACAGTGTTTCCAAAACCTTAAGCATCTTAACCTCCAATTCTTTCCCGAGACATCCACTACTCTTCCGTATTCCTTCATTCGGTCTCTACCAATCCTTCATAAGCTTGTTATAGACAATGCTTCCATTTGTCAAATAGTACAATCTGAAGGACTCAGCGACCAGGAAAGGCATACATCAGCAATCTATCAGCTAAAGGAATTAAGTTTGTCTCAACTTCCAGAGTTGACGTTAAAGACTTTTGAACCATCTTTGCTGTCTTTCAAAAATCTAACAACACTGGAAGTTTCAAGATGCCATGGGTTCATCAATTTAGTCGCATGCTCAACAGCTAAGTGCCTGAGGCTACTGGAAAGATTGAGCATAGATGATTGTGAGATGATAGAGGAAATCATAGCGTGTGAGCCAGAAGAAATACAAGGCGGCATTGTATTTCCCAAACTGAAGTATTTGCAGCTAAGTTGTCTGCCATGTCTAGCAAGCTTTTCCTTGGCCCATCACTCGTTGGAATTCCCAGTCTTGCTAATGGTGATGGTGACAAAGTGCCCCCAAATGAGGAATTTCTGCCAAGGAGATTTAAGCACACCAAGGCTGGAACAAATGCACTTAACAAGAGATGAGGAAGGTGAACTGCAGTGGAAAGGCGACCTTAACACTACCATAAAACATATGTTCGATGAAATG AATGTGCAAAATTCTGAGGTGATGGAGGTTACTGATCGGTCGCCCAAGCTGGAATAA